One window of Oreochromis niloticus isolate F11D_XX linkage group LG23, O_niloticus_UMD_NMBU, whole genome shotgun sequence genomic DNA carries:
- the xirp2a gene encoding xin actin-binding repeat-containing protein 2 isoform X1 — protein MEIQSGNREEEASVTLGSVSQSPSGLQVEASDDPVLREDLQATKRIERFDIPLDSLKRMFEKPAVANTEVPAIHTSPAKRVSSSLAHIDLSTDHAMDSPQDASITAGSAGRLPKERAPSAEDQEAESVSVKERLAMYQAAMSKKESSSSSSAVMMHESEACSLPGGLASVKRQFENQEFASSSSQSTITQVHFQQRSVQEMSSSSEVTARSSARELTPTTALSREEVSHNQRVHHNDAAASYGNHYNETVMLVRGEDLPKVSTQALKQQYEKTIEEAAPAKEIKVDVDFDQFQWAPVNQSSKKCAMTRYEASSTVKTATASSVASASTVASEVTDHFPPPPANLLQVSQKVPDHIVSPQPQESTSQHKYTINREQYLKHKSMAEIKRLYKHIHPEVRKNLEADILSQLSEAEMTELESKEGVGDVQQVCYMFENDGNSSSKCSSPDREYLEWDEILKGEVQSMRWMFENKPLDTIKDDTPDENDEKTIAQQEIIAGKDVRYTTWMFETQPIDTLGAETSDTTEHSQKQNDLARGDVRTATWLFETQPLDYLNKIYQEDEQETDARVTKDITGGDVKTARYLFETQHLDCLGKTETIEESHFLNLKSELEEIKGNVKTTTRMFDTLPMCVIRGDSGEMLEITTIRREETEKGDVKTSRWMFETQPLDMINRDPAKVKLICGISMEDNSQGGVNKGRWLFETKTLDMIKDEEWESSKKEKDEIIGADVRKHCLVFETQPMDTLKDNANARPLPSEEIVGGDVQSAKHLFETVPMENLKELLEVGKLKKTMATEEEKGDVRHQRWVFESQPLENIREEKKEITRTVNIEALDKGDVTNYKERFESMDLSKCEGMQKIQVEGVTSGYVKSNRVLFESTPLYAMQDSSGHYHEVRTVRREEIVKGDVRSCRWMFETRPIDEFDESISKFQIIKGISKQEIESGDVKTAKWLFETQPLDTIKFFGNFENEENKTDKSIQIEKGDVKTCRWLFETQPMDVLYEKMEKSESDVEEVQKGDVKTCTWLFETQTLDNIRDHSESETILKTCTVKQEDVQGKDVRLARFLFETENLENITGEDSSSFRRVTEIDIQSGDVSRMKYIFENRSSDIMSSTSEETMQKLKAQQAQDLQRGNVVNCTWKFENQPIDAIRDDSTEAREIRTVTDVQGGDVDKGRFIFETFSLDQIKEESTETDISKLSSIFRDEIEKGDVKNYTMMFETQPLYAICDKEGHYHEVTTVTKEEIMRGDVVGARWLFETKPLDSIRDSEEVYVIKAVTEEGISKKDVSSARWRFETQPLDEITEEIKVRSKTVEDIQGGNVKKNKQRFETDEMSQKYIRTVSMSEIQKGDVRAATWMFETRTIDEIRGDGAEYDGMERVTKEEVMKGDVKQSVWLFEKQPLDRIKESDGTDLVVIKEEIPQADVKTTTWLFESTPFHEFNESNVEKTEIIGKSVKETLEELYSQKMVDSQGILIEADEIGDVRMAKYKLMNQETPQIQKEEIIRGDLSNIMMNLLNRRETTERVITIDEEERGDINTTVKQLFNQERGINVEKEEIIRGDIQEAMSNLLKREGSSKRGILIQEDEKGDVRMTIYSLLNKEERAGMEKEDIIQGNVSKTLYRLLSNSDGEDSKKIKVLDTERGNVSFYSTCIESGALDYLKQLQYESDELQEKVQKERIIGGDIEETKILLRKNQQEIGRTVTEDDIVPGDVHSIVKVFMTEPTVTYRNLEKKDIVKGNLSAALDSLTQAINQKVVIEKEEVVKGDIPTTLKSLEEAQNQAKEMEKPEIIKGDIRGALESLEKSASSKTDAAVEDLVPGDIKGTLKSLEEAKQAVKEVEKEEIVKGNIHTAMQSLHEASSEKKVYQHQVSEQGDVKATIQLLLQPTTSPRMQRRGSHEGDVKTSIKSLYDGQEMIQVEKEDVVKGDVQGTIKCLMQKKQYSKPKRMYPAKKAKAPMQNTLTVKQEKHECAHEVKSESVAVSPAPAVKNLSLSGESQKHTQRQHENKSLKTQVITQEDRSVTVAKTDNPAGASQLKSTKEQKQKIQAPKPVMIKNKQMINKDQTDVRAADVSEVKEEQSTSQANISNRQMCEAKTIKQVHTTVTEKTVVHKQNVTEQVSMSQKQMENKALVQKQNIKNMKVDHHSLDMRGKGVNKKPVKPEIHFPPPPSSPPPPSESELFLPPPPSPVTESPTPPTFRPSMMRQDSDLPPPPPPPPPPMECIKSDPEFFPLPPPPPPPPSVSSQDFLPPPPSPQELNAMPQPSPARPGKPISRPLFKVPKQPEPQQPIQVKPKWQKKQPTPPPPPPQFPPEQEKAVSTVKKVEAKVKEVKQEITQQVEISNQTESTAVSQTKVSSIPVAKSVQKQSPQPPKKVFVPPIKLPPTPDPDSAPKARPYACKFKTPLMFAEERYRQQRLEKDEMVRSKVNTPTSPPSNIQSFDANAQHPAAENTEKKVDIATIEKAEEAKTVSKEAIVVQDTPSKKATSQIPLSKPLISVINKKAAAGSSNVSSQQSLEKNLAFAEVNKKGQTASANQTASVSRAHHEVSQNEVQSCSNLATFSIQEQQQIIKKSSTRSVTATQGAAHENVDLQGQVTLKAEDVRNINVPLTQVEKISPPQPTKIPKVTPSFKLKTFKMPVEKKEEKSDTSGQKEAKKSEMNLQQEKSNASQKSETKVSLEGNQLISMRTEVKTEVKGKEKKSQVTPPVKEVEVDVHTRKGKQVQKHETEVKLSPSVTVLTPKVAKITCEATQQGQGHVAVSHSQQSVKTEEIQRHEEVVVTESVVQQSLQRQEAVQMQKQQMKLQAAEINKTQIKTGKSKGEPKDVSVKGAGKISHKDEAYHEDITNLEKCTVTHKLLAQMKELEGAPSKIDSSTVRTIISEVPDWIMGSDEKKNLSEIAKQQSKKKLKEMMVYVKNIIEAKLGLFEKNLTTVEKKEREDKEKQPVPPPVPPRPEKNVFGGVTAKISKTSTGYSSAEKKVVEEKKSLQENRVHKELSEGADHRVSSPLASIRTPSPTFISIESRRVDSPLRVTPSPPPYKSIGTPPPHHGKSHTPTSTFSRATPSPTMSRSEKLVKLGDATSKLSHVITLPPLVPVPECFAAEIERSSPFSDRETLIERNEHGLTDVAEMVDSMMTVKDKKSFFEEAQRAEVNKMYIRKDPIDIPERLGPDSEEVTETVAIDILKEDLPRVDLSKLVNRFESPKPKVYTRKDPIVIAERLGSDTEEAETEPHAPRTEDIPTLNVKAIKDVFETGEHSSQAARELREQIERREPEAACSGQAGHSEATSVTEQFCTIDNFGNMTRQMRSEVHSGSSLTRGNPPSYADVVRGRVPTVAVPPEASSEELLRNFQQSWAENQGVFQNLGFSVTEQRTSQIITHQQQSVVTENSNSRVRTVQGMSEESVPHGISDCGQTKLP, from the exons ATGATGCATGAGTCAGAGGCTTGTTCGCTGCCTGGAGGGCTGGCCAGTGTGAAGAGACAGTTTGAGAACCAGGAatttgcctcctcctcctctcagtctACCATCACACAGGTTCACTTCCAGCAGAGATCTGTCCAG GAGATGTCAAGCTCCTCTGAGGTGACAGCGAGAAGCAGTGCCAGAGAGCTCACCCCCACCACAGCTCTCTCTCGAGAAGAG GTGAGCCACAATCAAAGAGTCCACCACAACGATGCGGCTGCCAGTTATGGGAACCATTACAATGAAACAG TTATGCTTGTCAGAGGAGAGGACCTACCAAAGGTTTCCACTCAGGCTTTGAAGCAGCAGTATGAAAAAACGATTGAGGAAGCTGCACCAGCCAAGGAAATTAAG GTTGATGTGGATTTTGACCAGTTTCAGTGGGCACCAGTGAACCAGTCCTCTAAAAAATGTGCTATGACAAGATATGAGGCTTCTTCCACTGTAAAGACAGCTACTGCTTCATCAGTAGCATCTGCTTCAACAGTGGCTTCTGAGGTGACAGACCATTTCCCTCCTCCACCCGCAAACCTGCTGCAGGTGTCACAAAAAGTCCCAGACCACATTGTCTCTCCTCAGCCTCAAGAGTCGACATCTCAACATAAGTATACTATTAACAGGGAACAGTACTTAAAACACAAGAGCATGGCTGAAATAAAGCGCctctacaaacacatacaccCAGAGGTGCGCAAAAACCTTGAAGCTGACATTTTAAGTCAGCTCAGTGAAGCAGAAATGACAGAGTTGGAGAGCAAGGAAGGGGTgggtgatgtccagcaggtgtgCTATATGTTTGAAAATGATGGCAACAGCTCCAGTAAGTGTTCGAGCCCTGACAGAGAATACCTGGAGTGGGATGAGATCCTTAAAGGTGAAGTGCAGTCCATGCGCTGGATGTTTGAAAACAAGCCCTTAGATACGATTAAAGATGATACCCCTGATGAGAATGATGAGAAGACTATTGCCCAGCAGGAAATCATTGCTGGCAAAGACGTCAGATACACAACTTGGATGTTCGAGACGCAGCCTATAGACACTCTGGGGGCAGAAACATCCGATACAACTGAGCACTCGCAAAAACAGAATGATCTAGCAAGAGGAGATGTCCGTACTGCGACGTGGCTCTTTGAAACGCAACCGCTTGATTATCTGAATAAGATCTACCAAGAAGATGAACAGGAGACAGATGCTCGTGTGACTAAAGACATTACTGGTGGAGATGTGAAAACCGCCAGGTATCTGTTTGAGACCCAGCATCTGGATTGCTTGGGTAAAACAGAAACCATTGAGGAGAGTCACTTCCTCAACCTGAAGTCTGAGCTGGAAGAAATTAAGGGCAATGTGAAGACAACAACCCGCATGTTTGACACACTGCCCATGTGTGTCATTAGAGGCGATTCAGGAGAGATGCTGGAAATCACCACCATTCGCAGAGAGGAGACAGAAAAAGGAGATGTGAAGACATCGCGTTGGATGTTTGAAACCCAGCCGCTGGATATGATCAACAGAGACCCTGCCAAAGTAAAGCTGATATGTGGGATTTCCATGGAGGATAACAGTCAAGGTGGTGTGAACAAAGGTAGATGGCTTTTCGAGACAAAGACTCTCGACATGATCAAGGATGAAGAATGGGAGAGctcaaagaaggaaaaagatgaaATAATTGGAGCTGATGTAAGGAAGCACTGTCTTGTTTTCGAGACTCAGCCTATGGATACTCTGAAAGATAATGCCAATGCTCGACCTTTACCCTCTGAGGAGATTGTAGGAGGTGATGTTCAATCAGCCAAACATCTGTTTGAAACAGTACCAATGGAAAATCTGAAAGAGCTGCTTGAAGTGGGAAAACTTAAGAAAACAATggcaacagaagaagaaaagggtGACGTGAGGCATCAAAGGTGGGTGTTTGAAAGTCAGCCCTTGGAGAATATAAGGGAGGAGAAGAAGGAGATTACAAGAACTGTGAATATTGAAGCGCTTGACAAAGGGGATGTGACAAACTACAAAGAAAGGTTTGAAAGCATGGATTTAAGTAAATGTGAGGGAATGCAGAAAATTCAGGTCGAAGGTGTCACAAGTGGCTATGTCAAGTCCAACAGAGTTCTCTTTGAATCGACCCCATTGTATGCTATGCAAGACAGCTCTGGCCATTACCATGAGGTAAGGACTGTGAGGCGTGAGGAGATTGTGAAAGGAGACGTTCGCAGTTGCAGATGGATGTTCGAGACGCGTCCTATTGATGAATTTGATGAAAGCATTAGTAAGTTTCAGATCATAAAGGGAATATCTAAACAGGAAATCGAGTCAGGGGATGTCAAAACAGCCAAGTGGCTGTTTGAAACCCAACCACTTGACACCATTAAATTTTTCGGTAATTTTGAGAATGAAGAGAATAAAACTGACAAAAGTATTCAGATTGAGAAAGGAGATGTAAAGACTTGTAGGTGGCTATTTGAAACTCAGCCAATGGATGTTTTGTATGAAAAGATGGAAAAGAGTGAGTCCGATGTAGAAGAAGTGCAAAAAGGTGATGTGAAAACATGCACTTGGCTCTTTGagacacagacactagacaacATACGAGATCATTCAGAGTCAGAGACCATTCTGAAGACCTGCACTGTAAAGCAGGAGGACGTTCAGGGAAAAGACGTGCGGCTGGCTCGCTTCCTCTTTGAAACAGAGAATCTGGAAAACATCACTGGGGAGGACAGCAGCTCTTTCAGGAGAGTCACAGAAATCGACATCCAGTCCGGTGATGTTTCCAGGATGAAGTACATTTTTGAAAATCGCTCCTCTGACATTATGAGCTCCACCTCTGAGGAGACAATGCAGAAGCTGAAGGCGCAGCAAGCTCAGGACCTCCAGAGGGGAAATGTGGTCAACTGCACTTGGAAGTTCGAGAACCAGCCGATTGATGCGATCCGTGATGACAGCACTGAGGCAAGGGAAATTCGCACTGTAACTGATGTTCAGGGAGGTGATGTTGACAAAGGCCGCTTTATTTTTGAGACATTCTCTCTGGATCAAATTAAAGAGGAGTCAACCGAGACTGATATTTCAAAACTCTCCAGTATCTTTAGAGATGAAATAGAGAAAGGGGATGTGAAAAATTACACCATGATGTTTGAAACCCAGCCTCTCTATGCCATCTGTGACAAAGAAGGCCACTATCACGAAGTAACTACAGTTACTAAAGAAGAAATCATGAGAGGAGATGTGGTGGGGGCCCGATGGCTGTTTGAGACAAAGCCTTTGGATTCAATCAGAGATTCTGAGGAGGTGTATGTTATTAAAGCTGTGACTGAGGAAGGTATCAGCAAAAAGGATGTTAGCTCTGCCAGGTGGAGATTTGAAACGCAACCTCTGGACGAAATTACAGAGGAGATAAAAGTGAGGTCAAAGACAGTTGAAGATATCCAAGGCGGCAATGTGAAGAAAAATAAGCAGCGTTTTGAGACTGATGAGATGTCTCAAAAGTACATCAGAACTGTTAGCATGAGTGAAATCCAAAAAGGCGACGTTAGAGCTGCCACATGGATGTTTGAAACCCGCACGATTGATGAGATACGCGGCGATGGCGCCGAGTATGATGGCATGGAAAGAGTGACAAAAGAGGAAGTAATGAAAGGGGATGTCAAGCAGTCTGTTTGGCTCTTTGAGAAGCAGCCGCTTGATAGAATCAAAGAGAGTGATGGCACAGATCTTGTTGTGATAAAGGAGGAAATCCCACAGGCTGATGTGAAGACGACAACATGGCTGTTTGAAAGCACTCCATTTCATGAATTCAATGAGAGCAATGTGGAAAAGACAGAGATAATTGGTAAAAGTGTCAAAGAAACACTTGAGGAACTTTATTCCCAGAAAATGGTGGACTCACAGGGTATTCTTATTGAAGCGGATGAGATTGGGGATGTCCGCATGGCAAAGTATAAACTCATGAACCAGGAGACTCCTCAAATCCAAAAAGAAGAGATTATTAGAGGGGATCTGAGCAACATAATGATGAACCTCCTGAACCGCAGGGAGACCACTGAAAGGGTCATAACTATCGACGAGGAGGAGCGTGGGGACATCAACACCACTGTGAAGCAGCTATTCAACCAGGAAAGGGGAATCAATGTTGAGAAAGAAGAAATTATCCGTGGTGACATTCAAGAGGCCATGAGCAATCTGCTCAAGAGGGAAGGCTCCTCCAAGCGTGGCATTCTGATTCAAGAGGATGAGAAAGGAGACGTTAGGATGACTATCTACTCTCTTTTAAATAAGGAGGAGAGGGCTGGCATGGAAAAAGAGGATATCATTCAAGGAAATGTCAGTAAAACTCTTTATCGCCTTCTCTCCAACTCAGATGGCGAAGACTCTAAAAAGATAAAGGTTTTAGACACAGAGCGGGGTAATGTCAGCTTTTACTCCACATGCATTGAGTCCGGAGCTTTGGATTACCTGAAGCAGCTGCAGTATGAATCAGATGAACTACaagaaaaagtccaaaaagAGCGCATCATAGGCGGTGACATCGAGGAGACCAAAATATTGCTGCGGAAGAATCAGCAAGAGATCGGTCGCACAGTAACAGAGGATGATATAGTTCCTGGTGATGTGCACAGCATTGTTAAGGTTTTTATGACAGAGCCTACTGTCACTTACAGAAACCTAGAGAAAAAGGATATTGTTAAAGGCAACCTCAGCGCAGCTTTGGATTCACTGACCCAAGCCATCAATCAGAAAGTGGTAATagagaaggaggaggtggtAAAAGGAGACATACCCACTACTTTGAAGTCTCTGGAGGAAGCCCAGAATCAAGCCAAAGAAATGGAAAAGCCTGAAATCATCAAGGGAGACATAAGGGGTGCTCTCGAGTCACTGGAGAAATCTGCGTCCAGCAAAACCGACGCAGCTGTTGAAGATTTAGTGCCAGGTGATATTAAGGGCACCTTGAAGTCCCTTGAGGAGGCAAAGCAAGCTGtgaaagaggtggaaaaagaGGAGATTGTTAAAGGAAATATCCACACAGCCATGCAAAGTTTACATGAGGCATCAAGCGAGAAAAAGGTTTATCAGCACCAAGTGAGCGAGCAAGGCGATGTTAAAGCCACCATCCAGCTCTTGCTGCAGCCAACAACGTCCCCAAGAATGCAACGCAGAGGGAGCCATGAAGGGGATGTGAAAACATCCATTAAATCGCTTTATGACGGACAGGAGATGATACAGGTGGAAAAAGAAGATGTTGTGAAAGGTGATGTTCAAGGGACAATAAAGTGCCTAATGCAAAAAAAGCAGTATTCAAAACCCAAACGCATGTATCCTGCCAAGAAGGCAAAAGCGCCCATGCAAAACACATTAACTGTAAAACAAGAGAAGCATGAATGCGCACATGAAGTTAAGAGTGAGAGTGTTGCAGTCAGTCCAGCCCCCGCTGTGAAAAACCTCTCTCTGAGTGGTGAGTCACAGAAGCACACACAGAGGCAGCATGAAAACAAATCGTTGAAAACACAGGTAATAACCCAAGAGGACCGCTCTGTTACTGTAGCCAAAACAGACAATCCTGCAGGGGCCTCTCAACTGAAGAGCACgaaagaacagaaacagaaaatacaggCACCCAAGCCTGTTATGATAAAGAATAAACAAATGATTAATAAAGATCAAACAGACGTGAGGGCTGCTGATGTGTCGGAGGTGAAAGAGGAGCAAAGCACATCACAGGCGAATATTTCAAACAGGCAAATGTGTGAGGCAAAGACGATCAAACAGGTGCACACTACAGTGACGGAGAAAACCGTTGTGCACAAGCAAAATGTAACAGAGCAGGTGTCAATGTCTCAAAAGCAAATGGAAAATAAGGCTCTCGtacaaaaacagaacataaaGAATATGAAGGTGGATCACCATAGCCTTGACATGAGAGGGAAAGGTGTGAATAAAAAGCCAGTGAAGCCAGAGATTCACTttccccctcctccctcctcgcCGCCTCCCCCATCAGAGTCTGAGCTCTTCCTCCCTCCACCGCCTTCACCGGTGACTGAGAGCCCAACACCCCCCACGTTCCGGCCTTCGATGATGAGGCAAGACAGCGACCTCCCTCCCCCACCTCCGCCCCCTCCACCTCCTATGGAATGCATAAAGTCTGATCCTGAATTTTTCcctcttcctccacctcctccaccaccaccttcTGTGAGCTCACAAGATTTTCTCCCTCCACCTCCCTCACCACAGGAGCTTAATGCAATGCCGCAGCCTTCCCCTGCAAGGCCAGGGAAACCCATTAGCAGACCTTTATTCAAAGTGCCCAAGCAACCAGAACCACAGCAGCCCATACAAGTTAAGCCCAAATGGCAGAAAAAACAACCCACTCCTCCGCCGCCTCCACCTCAGTTTCCTCCTGAGCAAGAAAAAGCTGTGTCAACAGTCAAGAAAGTAGAAGCTAAAGTTAAGGAGGTGAAACAGGAAATAACCCAACAGGTTGAAATCAGCAATCAGACTGAGTCAACAGCAGTGTCCCAGACAAAAGTATCAAGCATTCCAGTTGCGAAATCAGTCCAAAAGCAAAGCCCACAGCCACCTAAAAAAGTATTTGTTCCTCCTATTAAACTGCCTCCAACTCCAGACCCTGATTCAGCGCCCAAAGCTAGACCTTATGCTTGCAAATTTAAAACCCCACTCATGTTTGCAGAGGAAAGGTACCGGCAACAAAGGCTGGAGAAGGATGAAATGGTGAGGAGTAAAGTGAATACCCCCACTTCTCCCCCAAGTAATATTCAGTCATTTGATGCTAATGCTCAGCATCCTGCAGCAgaaaacactgagaaaaaagTAGACATAGCGACAATAGAAAAGgctgaagaagctaaaacaGTTTCCAAAGAAGCAATAGTGGTACAGGACACGCCTTCTAAGAAAGCCACTTCCCAGATCCCTTTGAGCAAACCTTTGATCTCAGTGATAAATAAGAAAGCAGCTGCTGGATCTTCAAATGTTTCCAGCCAGCAATCCTTGGAAAAAAATCTAGCCTTTGCTGAAGTTAATAAAAAGGGACAAACTGCATCCGCCAATCAGACTGCTTCTGTTTCTCGCGCTCACCATGAGGTTTCACAAAATGAAGTCCAGTCGTGCTCAAACTTGGCCACTTTTTCAATccaagagcagcagcagattaTTAAGAAATCCAGCACCAGGTCTGTTACTGCCACACAGGGAGCGGCCCATGAAAATGTAGATCTTCAAGGCCAGGTCACATTGAAAGCTGAAGATGTAAGGAATATTAATGTGCCTCTGACTCAGGTGGAGAAAATTAGTCCCCCTCAACCCACTAAAATTCCAAAGGTGACTCCAAGTTTCAAGTTAAAAACCTTTAAGATGCCGGTggagaagaaagaagagaaaagtgaCACTTCGGGACAAAAGGAGGCAAAGAAAAGTGAAATGAATTTACAGCAAGAGAAAAGTAATGCATCACAGAAAAGTGAAACCAAAGTGAGTCTGGAAGGCAACCAGCTGATTTCCATGAGAACTGAGGTGAAAACAGAAgtgaaaggaaaagagaaaaaaagccagGTGACCCCACCTGTGAAAGAAGTTGAAGTAGACGTTCATACAAGAAAGGGAAAGCAGGTGCAAAAACATGAGACAGAAGTAAAACTGTCGCCATCAGTTACTGTGTTAACACCCAAGGTGGCTAAGATAACATGTGAAGCAACCCAACAGGGACAAGGCCATGTAGCTGTCTCCCACAGTCAGCAGAGCGTGAAGACAGAGGAGATTCAAAGACACGAGGAGGTGGTTGTGACTGAGAGTGTGGTACAGCAAAGCCTTCAGAGGCAAGAGGCTGTTCAGAtgcaaaaacagcaaatgaagCTGCAAGCAGCGGAGATAAATAAAACTCAGATCAAGACAGGAAAGTCAAAAGGTGAGCCTAAGGATGTGTCTGTGAAAGGGGCAGGCAAAATTTCCCACAAAGATGAGGCTTACCATGAAGATATCACCAATTTAGAGAAATGCACTGTAACTCATAAGCTGCTCGCTCAAATGAAAGAGCTGGAGGGCGCACCAAGCAAAATAGACTCCAGCACTGTCAGGACGATTATAAGTGAAGTCCCTGACTGGATAATGGGCTCAGATGAGAAGAAGAATTTAAGTGAAATTGCTAAGCAGCAAAGCAAGAAAAAGTTGAAAGAGATGATGGTTTATGTCAAAAATATAATTGAAGCAAAGCTCGGACTTTTTGAGAAAAACCTGACAACAGtggaaaagaaggaaagagaagacaaagaaaaacagcccgTGCCACCACCAGTGCCTCCAAGACCAGAGAAGAACGTTTTCGGTGGGGTGACTGCAAAGATATCAAAGACTAGCACTGGCTACTCCAGTGCTGAAAAGAAGGTGGTGGAAGAGAAAAAGTCCCTTCAGGAGAACAGAGTGCATAAGGAGCTGAGTGAAGGAGCCGATCACAGGGTGTCCTCTCCATTAGCAAGCATCCGCACTCCATCGCCTACTTTTATTAGTATTGAGTCCAGGAGAGTTGACTCGCCACTCAGAGTGACACCTTCTCCTCCACCCTACAAATCAATCGGAACCCCTCCGCCGCATCATGGCAAGTCACATACACCTACATCTACCTTTAGCAGGGCCACACCTTCTCCCACAATGAGTCGCTCAGAGAAGCTGGTGAAACTGGGGGATGCCACATCAAAGCTTTCTCACGTTATCACCCTTCCTCCTCTCGTGCCAGTTCCCGAATGTTTTGCCGCTGAAATAGAGCGGTCATCCCCATTTAGCGACAGGGAGACCCTCATCGAGAGAAACGAGCATGGCTTGACGGATGTCGCAGAAATGGTGGATTCCATGATGACAGTGAAGGATAAAAAGTCTTTCTTTGAGGAGGCCCAGAGGGCGGAGGTTAACAAGATGTACATCCGGAAGGATCCAATAGATATCCCTGAGCGGTTGGGACCTGATAGTGAGGAAGTCACTGAAACCGTGGCCATAGATATTCTTAAAGAGGATCTCCCTAGAGTTGACTTGTCAAAGCTCGTAAACAGATTTGAGTCTCCGAAACCAAAAGTTTACACCAGAAAAGATCCTATTGTAATAGCAGAGAGGCTGGGGAGTGACACAGAGGAAGCAGAGACCGAACCACATGCACCAAGAACTGAAGACATCCCCACACTTAACGTCAAAGCAATCAAGGATGTGTTTGAGACAGGAGAGCACAGTTCTCAAGCAGCCAGAGAGCTTAGAGAACAAATAGAAAGAAGAGAACCTGAAGCAGCCTGCTCCGGGCAGGCGGGTCACTCTGAAGCGACATCAGTCACTGAGCAATTCTGCACCATTGATAACTTTGGAAATATGACAAGACAGATGAGGAGCGAGGTGCATTCTGGGAGCTCCCTGACCCGTGGTAACCCTCCGTCCTACGCAGACGTTGTGAGAGGAAGAGTTCCTACTGTTGCTGTGCCCCCTGAGGCCTCCTCCGAAGAACTGCTGAGAAACTTCCAGCAATCATGGgctgaaaaccaaggagttTTCCAGAACCTGGGCTTCAGTGTCACGGAGCAGAGGACTTCGCAGATTATAACACACCAGCAGCAGAGTGTTGTGACGG AAAATTCGAATTCCAGAGTCCGAACTGTGCAGGGCATGTCGGAAGAGAGTGTACCCCATGGAATCTCTGATTGCGGACAAACAAAACTTCCATAA